The nucleotide window ATCAGAATATTGGGTATCGAGAAGTTTCTGACTCAAAACATTTTCTTTTTTCGGAAATATAAACATGGTCAACCTTATGGATAATATTCCCAAATTTTCTATTTTGCTCCGCAACAAATATTGATCTCTCGATTTTTTTAATTTACCCTTAAGCAGATTTATGCTGTGCTTCAATCAGCTTAAATTAGCGACCATAAAAATATCCCTTATTTTTTTGTTGAAAATCGAATCAAATTCATGAAATAGAAATCTCAAAGCCTTTATGGCGGGAGATCTACATGAACTTACAAATCACATATATCAAGAAGCCTGTTCAAGGAAAACACGAACACATTACTCATTGTGGAAATACGTCCGCCCGCTGGGAGCTATCCGTGGCGGATATCGTTTATCGAATTGAAGCTAAGATCGATAGCTTCTATGTCCAAGATCCCAGAACGGGTAAAGTTGCTTATGTGGGCGTCGTAAGATCAAGCAATCATGCTCCGTACCTTCGCACTTACGCCGACAACACATGGAACGACAATTTACTTTCATTGCCGAACTTGTCTGTGCAAGACCGCGTTTATTAATGATACTACCAGTGGAGGAAACTTCCTCCACTGTACTTTTCCTCCATAATCAAGATTTTATAATTTAATGGTCTGAATGATTTCAAAAAGATAAGACGGATTCTGACGCTGGAGAAAGTTTCGATAACTCGCGACTCGCCGCCACCATTTTTCTAAATCATAGATCTTATTGATTTATTTTGGGTTCAATTCTCCTAGGGTAGCCTGAGGGAATTGAATTTCTGTTATTACTTTAGCAAGATAGATCAAAAATCACCGCTGGAAGTCCGCTATACCCGTATTCAGCAGAGGGGCGTCATGAGTGACCATGGATTTAGAGTATTTAAAGCGATCACGTATATCGATCAGAATTTATTTGCGCAGATAGATTTGGAATCGATTGCTAGTGCGGGTGCATTTTCGCCGTTTCATTTCCATCGCGTTTTTACGAGCTTGATGGGAATGACGGTTAACGAATATGTACGTAAGCGCCGCTTAAGCGAAGCCGCTCGCCGATTGATTGATACTGATCAAGATATCTTAGATCTTGCATTGGAGTGTCAGTACGAATCGCAAGAAGCTTTTACTCGCGCTTTTAAAAAAGCCTATGACATGGCACCAGGCCAACTCCGCAAAATGAAAAAGTCTATGGAGGTCAGTCGATCTTTAACATTAGACGAGATCAACGCCTTAATTAAAGGAGATGCGGTGAAGCCAGAAGTTATAAAACAAAAAGCAAAGCGGTTAGTGGGAATTGCAAAAGCCTATGGTGATTACGATTTCCAAGAGGCACACGATCAGTGGGATCAATTTGCGGCACGGTGGAGCGAACTGAAGCCAACTGACGAGAACATCGTCTATGGAATTCGACTGCCATCACATCCACTGGTTAATAACCCTGCGAAAAACGGATATGTATATTTAGCGGGCATCGAAGTAGGGCAAGACTTCGCTCTTCCGACGGGAATGACAGAGGTTATTCTTCCCGCAGGTAATTATGCGAAGTTTACGCACAAAGGTCATTTAGCTGACTCCGGTGATACCGCCAGAAAGATATGGAATGTGTGGATGCCTGAGAGTGGTCTTAAAATATTGGATGGGCTTTCGATTGAAGCGTATGGTCCAAAATTTGATCGTGAATCAGCCAACAGTGAATTTGATATTTTAGTGCCGATACACGATTGATGTTAGTGGAGGAGTAAATATAATCTTCCATGCATAGAATACTTATTAAAACCGGCATTCGAGATTTTTATAGCTCCAATAATTCCGGCAAGATAGGATGGGTTTTGTTGCTGGAGGAAGTTTCGATAAGAATGAACTCGTTTCTACCAATTTAGAAAATAAAGAACCACCCATTGCGGTGGTTCTTTATTTTTGTGACTATGTTAATCCCTAGGTCTAAATTATAAATAAACAATAGATTGATTTACTTTACCGAGAGAGAATTTTTCAAGGCTTGAAGTAATTTGGTGTGCCTATTATATAAGTCACAATTTGAAGAGGTTAAGTTTGGCTCGCATTTCCAGCATTAAAGCGGCTTTGCTTGAAGAAGCTATTTTGTACTTGCTCGAAGATTCCTGCTATACGACTGTACAATCGGTTCCAAATATTAATCGTAGAGATCCATATCTCGAGAATGCCCCGAATGGAATATGCGTCTTAGGGCGTGGCGAGAAACACCAAATAGATGCCATCGCGGACTATGTTTTTCCGCCGCCATTCTCCAATCCCCTTCGTTTGCTTTGTGAAGCCAAGTATAGCGAGGGAAATCCCGTCGGAATAAGCATTATTAGAAATGCTGTGGGTGTGAAAAAGGATGTAGAGGAATATTTTCGTCCTAGTTCTAATCGCCGTACAAGTAGGTATCACTATCAATATGCTGTAATATCTTCCAGTGGGTTCACGGTAAATGCACAAAACTACGCGTATGCACAAGATATTTACCTTCTTGATCTAAGTGCAGATATCTATGAGAGTATCATTATTGATGTCATCGATTTGTATGTTGAAACGGTGATTGTACAACCTCTCAAAGATAAAGGTCACCGCATCAAATGGAATACCGATATTAATATAGATTTAAAATATCTTAGAGAGACCTTTCGAGGAACTTTATGACCGATGGTAATGTTGAAGTTGAAAAACATCAAATTGATGAACTGGTCAGTAAAGTAAAAGCTGATATTTCTAGAAATAAAGGAAAAGTTATCCTTGGTGTCTTTAATGACAAAATTCCCGTTATTTTGAGACATGAAGGGGAGCGCCCGCTGATCCATGAGCTTTTTAACGAACGTGAATATCGCATCCATTTTGAGGATATCAATGGGGTTTGGTGGATTCAGCTGAATAATAGTTCTGCGAGGTTTGCTTTTTATATTCCTGAAGAACTAAAAAAAATAATTGCGAGTAATCCGATATCCAATGTCTTGGATGTGAAGCAAAGGCATATGTCGACGCTCACAATAACATATCGATTTAATGGCAATGCGATTACTGTCAAATTATTCGTTGATTCAGAATGGATTAAAAAATTGATAGTTTGATAAGTAATTATTGAGACGCAAAAACTAGACCTCTGGCAAAAAAAATAAATTCTTCTGGACACAGATGATTCCAAGTACTTTAAATAAGTAAACAAACATTAATTGTTTACTGGAGTGGCGAATGTCCGAATGGAATCGGCAAGATTTACAGTTGTCCAACTTAGAGCTAAACACTCAAAATCCCCGATTCGAGATGGCCGGTGATCAACGAGAAGCCATCAGAACGATGCTGAATGAGCAGTCAGACAAAATTATAAATCTTGCAGAAGATATTATCAAGTTCGGACTAAACCCGTCAGAGTCAGCAATTGTCGCTCCAGTTGAAACTGTAAAAGGAATATTTGTAGTGTTAGAGGGTAATCGCAGAATTACTGCTCTTAAGCTGCTAGACAACCCAGATTTTGCATCCTTTGATAAAGCACTGCTCAAGAAATTCAAGGAACTCTCTAGTGGATATAAGAAAATAAAATCTATAAGCTGTATAGTTTTTGATGATCCAGATAATGCAAATAAGTGGATTAAGCTTAAACATACCGGGGAGAATGAAGGGGTTGGCACCGTTCGTTGGAACACTCAGCAGCAGGCGAGATTTGAGGAAAGTGTTGGTGGCAACACGGCAGAGGCACTTCAGGTGATCGACTTTTTAAAAAAGAGTTCGTATGTATCTCAAGATGTAAAGTCTAACTTGGGAAAAGTCCCTGCTACTAATCTTGAGAGAATAATAAAAGATAGAAATATGCAATCTGTTCTTGGTATCACGATCGAGGATGGGAAAGTTAACACAGACTTTGAGGAGTCGGAAGTTGTAAAAGGCCTGACAAAAGTTGTTAACGACTTGGTTTCCAAAGCCATAAAAGTTAAAGATATTTACACGAAAAAAGATCGCGAGAAGTACATTGAAACTTTTGGAAAAGGTGACCTCCCCTCTAAGGGAAAGAAAGCTCCGGCAAAGTGGGAAGTGGTTGCATCATCAAGGGGCACTGTGCCTACAGCTACCACAAAAAGTAGATCTAAGAAGCCGAATCCTCTCTCTGCATCAAGAGTTTCGTTAATTCCTAAGGACTGCATTCTTAAGATATCAGAAAGACGTATTAACAAAGTGTATCAAGAGCTAAAAAGCATGAATTGTGACGAATATGTCAATGCTGCCGCAGTCCTTATGCGTGTTTTTGTTGAGTTAAGTGTAGATGCCTATATCGAACGAAAGAAGCTACCGAAGCTAAATAGCGATTCAAAACTGCAATTGAAGATAAATGGAGTTGCGGATCATCTTGAACAAAGTGGGATTATTCATAAGCAGGAGTTGAAAGGTATTCGCGCTAGTGGCGGTAATATTCATCACATGCTGTCTGCGAATACATTCAATGCGTACGTGCATAATAAGTCTTTCAATCCTGTTGCGAATGAGCTTAAAATTAACTGGGATAACATTCAACTATTCGTCGAAGCAATCTGGAGTCAAGTGTAATGGAGTTCTTTTCTCCATTAAGATACCCGGGTGGTAAAGCTAAGCTGTCCAAATATATGGGGCTCGTTTTAGATACAAATCGGCTTGGTGATGCAGACTTCGTAGAGCCTTTCGCGGGCGGTGCTTCTATAGGTCTTTATCTATTGGCAAATGCGTATGCAAGAAAGCTATACTTAAACGATATTGATATATCTATTTATGCTTTCTGGCATTCCATATTGAATCACCCTGAGGATTTTTGCCGAAAAATAGAGAAGATTCCAGTTGATCTCAAGAATTGGCGAGAGCAAAAGGAGATTCAAAGAAATCGCTATGAATCCAATTTATTTGATTTGGGATTCTCCACCTTCTTTCTAAATCGTACAAATCGTTCGGGCATTATGAACGGTGGTGTAATTGGCAGCCTAAAACAAGATGGTCCTTGGAAAATTGATAGTCGTTTCAATAAAGTAGAATTGATTCGCAGAATTGAGAGAATAGCCGACTTTGCAGGCAGGATATCCGTTCATAATCGAGATGCATGCGATTTTGTAAAAGAAATTAAACCAGTTTTATCAAAGAAGTCTTTAGTTTATTTAGATCCGCCATATCTTGAAAAGGGGCCGTCTCTTTATAGAAAATATTTTGATCAAGATGACCATGCAAATATGGCGGAATTTCTGAAAGAATCTGAAGATTTAAAGTGGGTCATTTCATATGACAATCACAGTATATTGCAGAAGCTATACAAAACATATGAGAGAGTTGAATTTACGTTGAGCTATAGTGCTGCAGGAAATCAATTCGGTGGAGAAGTCATATATTTTGCAAAGAGCATGGCTGTGCCGAATATTTCGGAAATCGGTGTAAATGGTGAATTAATGATTTGAGATATCAAAAGATATCTCATCACTGCAGCCGCGGTAATTCGTAAAAAGTATATGCAGGAAAATATACTCCGCTTTATTTTTTTCTTCAAAAACCACCATTCAGATTTTTGGTCGGAATAAATCACACAGCTTGGGTTATTTGACTATGTGTCTCCGGAATGTCAAAAGGTGGCTTCGATGGTGGTGCGCTAATAAAATTAGAAACTAAACTACCTCAGCCCAGTCGAAAACCGCTCACGCATTTCATTCAAATTCAACTCATCCAAAATCCAATTTAAACGATCGGCAGCACGCTGGCGGGGGCCTTCTTTTTTAGTCGCAATGATCAATTCGTTTTTCATCGAATGCTCAAACCCGACAAGTTCAGTGACGGTGACCTGATATCCATAAGCCTCTAAACGAAGACTGCGCAGAACATTCGTTAAGTGACTTCCGAATTCGCGCGTGTGAATGGGGTGGCGCCAAATTTCTGTTAAAGGACTTGCAAGTTGTTTGGCTTTATTTTGACGAAGGACCTTCGCCATTTCAGCTTGGCAACAAGGGACTAAGACGATGTGCTTAGCTTGTTTTTTGAGGGCAAAATCAATGGCGTCGTCAGTGGCTGTGTCGCAGGCGTGAAGAGCTGTGACCAGACCGATCTTTTCAGGCAATAGTTTAGATTCTGTCGCTTCTGCAACCAGCAACGGTAGGAACGACATATTTGGAAAATTCAACTTACCTTGCAGTTCAATTGACTTCTTAACCAGTTCGTCGCGCGTTTCAATACCGTAAACGTGGCCGTTGCCAGCCAGGTTTTTAAAGAACAGATCATAAATGATAAAACCTAAATAGGATTTACCAGCACCATGATCGACCATGTTCACATCTGCGCCGGAGGCCTGAAGGTCTTTCAGTAAAGGCTCAATGAAATTATAAAGATGATAAACCTGTTTTAGCTTGCGACGGCTGTCCTGATTGATTTTCCCATCACGGGTAAGAATGTGTAGCTCTTTAAGTAATTCAATCGACTGACCGTCTCGCATCTCTTCTAGTGGCTTTTTCATGACTCGTTTCTATCTGATTTTGAGTAAAAAGTATATCTAAGGAAGC belongs to Bdellovibrio svalbardensis and includes:
- a CDS encoding DUF3892 domain-containing protein translates to MNLQITYIKKPVQGKHEHITHCGNTSARWELSVADIVYRIEAKIDSFYVQDPRTGKVAYVGVVRSSNHAPYLRTYADNTWNDNLLSLPNLSVQDRVY
- a CDS encoding class I SAM-dependent methyltransferase is translated as MKKPLEEMRDGQSIELLKELHILTRDGKINQDSRRKLKQVYHLYNFIEPLLKDLQASGADVNMVDHGAGKSYLGFIIYDLFFKNLAGNGHVYGIETRDELVKKSIELQGKLNFPNMSFLPLLVAEATESKLLPEKIGLVTALHACDTATDDAIDFALKKQAKHIVLVPCCQAEMAKVLRQNKAKQLASPLTEIWRHPIHTREFGSHLTNVLRSLRLEAYGYQVTVTELVGFEHSMKNELIIATKKEGPRQRAADRLNWILDELNLNEMRERFSTGLR
- a CDS encoding AraC family transcriptional regulator: MSDHGFRVFKAITYIDQNLFAQIDLESIASAGAFSPFHFHRVFTSLMGMTVNEYVRKRRLSEAARRLIDTDQDILDLALECQYESQEAFTRAFKKAYDMAPGQLRKMKKSMEVSRSLTLDEINALIKGDAVKPEVIKQKAKRLVGIAKAYGDYDFQEAHDQWDQFAARWSELKPTDENIVYGIRLPSHPLVNNPAKNGYVYLAGIEVGQDFALPTGMTEVILPAGNYAKFTHKGHLADSGDTARKIWNVWMPESGLKILDGLSIEAYGPKFDRESANSEFDILVPIHD
- a CDS encoding DNA adenine methylase; translation: MEFFSPLRYPGGKAKLSKYMGLVLDTNRLGDADFVEPFAGGASIGLYLLANAYARKLYLNDIDISIYAFWHSILNHPEDFCRKIEKIPVDLKNWREQKEIQRNRYESNLFDLGFSTFFLNRTNRSGIMNGGVIGSLKQDGPWKIDSRFNKVELIRRIERIADFAGRISVHNRDACDFVKEIKPVLSKKSLVYLDPPYLEKGPSLYRKYFDQDDHANMAEFLKESEDLKWVISYDNHSILQKLYKTYERVEFTLSYSAAGNQFGGEVIYFAKSMAVPNISEIGVNGELMI